TGCTTGGGCGCTACATCGATCTCTCCCACCAGCTTGCGCAATGTGGCGAGCTTCGAGCCTACATCCGTCACAAAGACCTTGTTGCTACGCTCATCAACGACGACGCTGCCACGCTTGGAGAGCATCGTCTGATCCTTGCTCTTCAGGAAATCGAAGATTTCCTTTGCCTTGTGGTAGTTGATCTGGAAGCTCTCCGTCTGCAGCGGCTCAAGATCACTGATCTGTGCCTTGGCTTCGAGCTGGAGCTTTTCGCGCGCGGCGAGCTCGTCACCCGGTGCAATCCAGATCACGTTGCCACTCTTACGCATGTCCAGACCCTTGGCCTGAAGAATGATGTCCAGCGCCTGATCCCACGGAACATCCTTGAGCCGCAGCGTCAGGTTGCCCTGAACGGAGTCCGAGGTGATGATGTTGAAGTTCGTGAAGTCGGCAATGACCTGCAGCACCGAGCGCACATCAATGTTCTGGAAGTTGAGCGACAGCTTCTCGCCCTGATACTGACCACGCGTCCCCTGAACCAGCTTGTTCGGATCTTCGATAACGCGCTTCACCTCAAGCACGAACTGATCGTCACTTTGATACGCGTTGTGCTCCCACAACCCGTTCGGAGTCACCACGAGACGGACGTTGTCGCCCTGCTGTTGCGCAACCATCCCCGTAATCGGTGTCGCAAAATCGGTCACATCTGACTTGCGACGCAGATGCTCAGGCAGCGTCGTCTTGAGAAACTCGACGACGAGGTTGCCACCTTGCTGGCGGATGTCGATCCCAGTGTCAGCACTGGAGAGCTGAACAAGAACACGCCCCTCCCCATCCCTGCCGCGCCGGAAGTTGATGTCGCGGACGCTCTTTCCGCCACTGATCGCCGGATTTGCCGTCGCGAAGTTCGCATACGCCTGTTCGCCAACAGTTTGGTTGGATTGAACATTGACCGGCGTAAGCGCGATGATGACGTCGCGTCCCTCGATCCGGGTCTCATAGGGCGACATCTTCACCAGATTGAGCACCAGGCGGGTGCGCTCACCGGCCTGGACAATATTGGCACTGCGAAGATCCCCGCGCTCGATCGCCTGAACGTTGCGCCCGAGCGCATTCGCCGTTGCCGGAAAATCAAAGGCAATCCGCGCCGGATTTGCGACACTGAAACTTGCAGGTGGCGCAGCAAGCGGCTCCTTCATCACGAGCTTGACATAGATCGCCCCGCCCTGCTCGGCAACCTCCAGCGCTTCGATGCGGTTGGACGCCACTTGGGACGCGCCCGATTCCTGTGCAAAGGCCGCACCCATGGGCGTAAGTACTGCGACCATCGCTGCGAGCAGCACCGTTCCGATTCTAATCTTCATTTTCCGGCCTCCTGCCGCTCCTGCAACTGCAGCGAACTGGCGCGCTCAACCCAGTCACCATTCACATCCTCTACCAGCTCACGCAATTCGACCGACGAATCGGTCACTGCAGTAATCACGCCATAATCCTGCCCGAGATAATTTCCTGCCTTGACACGATAGAGCGACTTGTCCGCCTGTATCAGGGCCTGCGACACGTTGTCCTGGGTCAGAATACCCACCATGCGCAGACTTTCCAGCGGATACGCTTCGAGTGGCTCACGCCGGCGATCGGGATCCGGACGCAACCCACCACCGCCATTCTTGCGCTCAGGCTCAATCCGCGACGCCTTGAAAGGCTCAATGAGCGCAGCGCCTGCGTAATCGACAACGGAAAACACCTTGATTTCAGGCAGCGGCTTGACCACCCCCCGCATCCCTGCAGACTGCTCTGCCATCCACGACTGAATGTCTTCCTGGTCGTCCGCACAGCCGGTGAGTGCAATGCAGCTGATGAGAAGCAAAAATTTCCTCATCATTTCTTCCCCTGCGCAGCCTTGGCTGCCTGTCGCTTCTGAGCCACCTCTTCTTCGTCCAGATATCGATAGGTGGTGGCCTTGGCATCCAGCTTCAGGCGCCCTTCCGCAGCAGCATCGAGCGAGATGTTGTTCAGCGTGACGATCCGCGGCATGCGGGCAACATCACTCGCAAACTCGCCGAGATCGTGATACCCGCCAGTCACCCTGATTTCAATGGGCATCTCGGCGTAGAACTCCTTCACCTGATCGCTGCCCGGCTTGAAAAGCTCGAACAGCAGACCACGTCCAAGCCCAGCCTGGTTGATGTCCGACAACAGCGAATCCATTTCCGCGCGATTGGGCAACTGCTTCAGCAGTGCGCCAAACTGCCGGTCAATCTCGGCAAGTTGACGCTTGTGCTCGTCGAGGTTGACCGCAAGCCGCTTCTTGCCCAGCCAATCCTGGCGCAATTGCTGCTCTTCGGCCTCGCGCTGCTCCAGCAGAATGCCCTGATCACTCCAGTCGAACCACCAGGCGGCGGCAATGGTTGCCACGAACAGGAAGACAAAGACCGCGACGCGTGGCGCAAGCGGCCATACCCCCGGATCGTTCGGATCCAGATTCTGAAAATCTTGCTGCAGGCGCTGAAAATCAATGCTGCGCAGCCCGGAAAGCACATCTTTTGACGTCATTGAGCGCCTCCCTGCGCGGCCTGCGCATTCTCTGCCGACGGGGGTGCAATACCGATATTCAAGATGAACTCGCTGACCCTGCGATTATTCACGGTGGCCGATTTGACCTCAACCAATCCCGGGTTCTGCAGGAAAGGAGATTCGTCAAGGCTGCGCATCAGCGTCGAAACCCGCGCGTTCGACTGCGCGTAACCAACAAGCGTGACTTGCTGCGCTGCCTGCTTCACCGACTTGAGATACACCCCGTTTGGCATCTTGCGCGCCAACTCGTTGAACAGATGCACCGTTTCGGCCCGACTGCTCTGCAGAGACTCAATAACCTGCTTGCGCGCCAAGAGCGAGTCAATCTGCTCGCGAAGACGTCGAATCTCAACGATCTCTTCGTCGAGCTTCACGATTTCCGCCTTGATGAACGCGTTCTTGGTTTCCTGGCGCTCGATGTACCCTGCGTAAATTGTGTGCACCAGCAGAGCAATCGCTGCACCGAGCAACACCATGGCACCCGAGAGCGTGTAAAACTGCTGACGCCGCTCCTTTCGCTTTTCTTCGCGATGGGGCAGCAGATTGATCCGGATCATGCGTCGAATCTCCGCAAAGCCAGCCCACATGCGACCATCAACGACGGCGCATCAGCCAGCAGATTCTTGGGACGGACCTTCGAGGACAGCGCCATCCCCGCAAAGGGGTTGGCCACAATGGTCTCGACCTGAGTCCGGCCACCCACGACTTCGGCGAGACCCGGCATGACCGCGCAACCGCCAGCAAGGACTAGATGGTCGACCTGGTTGTACTGCGTCGAAGTGAAGAAGAACTGCAATGCGCGCGAAACCTCAAGCGCAAGACTGTCCATGAACGGGCGCAGAAGATCTCGCGCATAATCATCCGGGAGACTGCCAGAGCGCTTGGCGGCCTCGGCCTCTTCAATACTCATCCCATACTGGCGCGCAATATCCTGGGTTAGCTGGATGCCGCCAAACGCCTGTTCTCTTGAGTAGACCTGATGGCCATCACGAAGTACAGACACGTTCATGGCCGACGCGCCGATATCGATCAGGGCGACCACCTTCCCCGCGCCACCGCCAGGCAATTGACGACTAACCAACTCAAAAGAGGACTCAGTCGCGAGCGACTCGACGTCGAGCACTACCGCCTTCAGGCCACAAGCCTGCGCGACAGCAACACGGTCTTCGACCTTTTCCTTGCGCGACGCGGCAATCAGCACCTCTACTTCGCCGGGGCTACCTCCGGCCGGTCCAACCACCTGAAAGTCGAGATTGACCTCGTCGAGCGCAAACGGAATGTACTGATTGGCCTCGGATTCGACCTGGAGCTCCATTTCCTGCTCGCGCAGACCGTCCGGGAGAATGATTTTCTTGGTGATGACTGACGAAGCAGGCAAGGCCATGGCCACGTTCTTCACACCCGGGCCGAAACGCCTAACGAGGCGCTTGACACCTTCAGTGACAGCATCGAGGTTGGCGATATTGCCATCAACCACAGCTTCGCGGGGCAGGGGCTCGATCGCGTAACGTTCAACGCGAAAACCGCCTTTCTCACTCTCGACGAGCTCCACCATCTTCACGGATGAAGAAGAGATATCCAGCCCTGCGAGCTGTCGCGCCTTCGAACCGAATATTGAGAAGTCAATCACAAAGAAAACCCTTAAATTTCTTTATGTTAGGCGCCAATGCTGAATAAGGCTCTCAAATCCTAGCAACAAGCGCACGAGGTGTAAAGCAATTTGCATCAATTTGCATCAACGGCCCCGCAAGGAGGCGTCCGCAGTTTTCGCCTTATATAATGCGCGCCTATTCCACTTTCCCGGACAAATAAATGCGCTGGGTTCTCTACCCCGTCGCCGCACTCACGGCCCTGGTGACACTCGGGCTCGCGACGCTGGCAGCAATTTCCATCCTGGCCTGGCCCAACCTGCCTTCACTGGAAGTGCTGACTGACTACCGCCCCCGGGTCCCGCTCCGCATCTACACTGCCGACGGCCATCTTATCAGCGAATTCGGCGAGGAACGCCGCTCAGTCGTGAAGATCGAAGACGTTCCGCCCATTCTTAAGCACGCGATTCTTGCCGCTGAGGATGAACGCTTCTATGAGCACCCCGGCATCGACCCGATTGGCATCGCCCGTGCGGCGCTGGCAAACCTTACCTCAGGCGGACGCGGCCAAGGTGCGTCAACCATCACGATGCAGGTCGCGCGTAACTTTTTCCTGTCGCGCGAAAAAACCTACAACCGCAAGCTCTACGAGATCCTGCTGGCGCTGAAGATTGAACGCAATCTGAGCAAGGACCAGATTCTGGAGTTGTACATCAACCAGATCTACCTCGGGCAGCGCGCCTACGGCTTCTCCGCTGCCGCCCGCGCCTATTTCGGCAAGCCGCTGAGCGAGATCAGCCTCGCCGAGGCCGCAATGCTTGCGGGTCTTCCAAAGGCCCCGTCCGCATACAATCCAATCGCCAACCCTTCTCGTGCAACCCTGCGTCAGCACTATGTACTGCGCCGGATGGTCGAAGCCGGGTTCAGCGACAACGCGAGCTATCAGAAGGCGCTCAAGGAGCCACTGCGCACTCAGACAGGCAGCGTGGCGCGCAACGGCGGCAACAGCACCCCGATGCATGGCGACTACGTTGCCGAGATGGCACGTCAGATTGCGGTCGAACAGTTTGGCGAGGAGGCCTACCAGCTCGGCATCAAGATCGTCACGACCATCACCCGCGACGATCAGGAAGCGGCTTATGCCGCGCTGCGCAAGGGGGTGATGGATTACGATCGCCGCCACGGCTATCGTGGCCCCGAGCGCTTCGTTGAGCTTCCCCAGGGCGCAGATGGTGAAGCGCTGGACGACATCCTCGCCGACTCCAGCGATCACGATGACCTGCTTGCCGCAGTCGTTCTCGAAGCGTCGCCTTCGGGCGTCAAAGTGTTCCGCCGCGGCGAAACCTATGACATTACGGGCGACGGGCTGCGCTTTGCTGCGCCGATGCTCAGTGAGAAGTCGCCACAAGGCCGGCGCGTCCGTCGCGGCGCAGTGATCCGCATCCGCAGCACGGAAAAGCAGGGCTGGGAAATCGTGCAATTGCCTGAGGTAGAGGCCGCACTGGTCTCTGTAGACCCGCATACCGGGGCAGTACGTGCGCTTGTTGGCGGCTTCGATTTCAACAGCAACAAGTACAACCACGTCACCCAGGCACAGCGCCAGCCGGGCTCAAGCTTCAAGCCCTTCATCTATTCGGCAGGCCTGGAGCGCGGATACTCCCCGGGAACGCTGATCGAGGACGAACCGCTCTATTTCCCCGCGGGCGTCACCGGCAGCCAGGCGTGGGAACCGAAGAACTATGACGGCAAGTTCGCCGGACTGATGACGCTGCGCGAAGCGCTCGCACGTTCAAAGAACATGGCGTCGATCCGGCTGCTGCAGAACATCACACCTGACTATGCGCAGGACTACATTGGCCGGTTCGGCTTCGATCCCGCACGCAACCCGCCCTATCTGACCATGGCGCTGGGCGCCGGATCGGCCACCCCGTGGGAGATGGCAACCGCGTACTCCGTGTTTGCCAACGGCGGCTACAGGATCGATCCTTACATCGTGAAGGAAATCCACGATGGCAATGGCAAGCTGATCGCAAAGATCGACCCACCGGTGGCGGGTGAGAGTGCGCCGCGTGTCATCGACCCCCGCAATGCGTGGCTGATGGATTCGATGCTGCAGGACGTCGTCCGGCGCGGAACGGGCGCACGCGCACGCAGCCTCAATCGTGGCGACATTGCCGGCAAGACGGGCACGACCAACGACTACCTCGACGCCTGGTTCTGCGGCTACAGCCCGAATCTTGTCGCCATCTCCTGGATGGGTTTCTCGCAGCCAAAGAACATGGGGCGTGGAGAAACCGGCGGCGCAGCCGCACTGCCGATCTGGATCAACTACATGCGCGCAGCACTCAAGGGCGTACCGGAAAAGTCGCTCGCGCGCCCCGAGGGCCTGCTGAGCGCACCCGTGGCCGACGGCAGCTTGGAGGACTTCCACTATGCCGAGAACGAGCCCCCGGCGCTGAAGCCCGAACCCGACTGGCTGGAGCAACTCTTCTCGAGCCACACCCCGGCTCTCGAAGCCCCCGAAGAGGCAATTCCGCCTGTGGCGCCAGCGCCCAAGCCCGCCCCCCGGCCGGTGCCACAAATGCAGCCGCCGGCCCCGGTCGTCGATCGCATGCCGACGCCGATACGACGCTGATCAGGCGCTGGCGCTCAATACCACCTGCTCTCCCGACTGTTCGCTGACAACTCGGGAGAGCAGCGCATACAGCTCTGCCCCATCGCGCCCGGCGACCCAGCCTCCGTTCTCCGGACGAAAGTGAAAGCCGCCGGATTTCGCTGCCACCCAAATCTCCCGTGCAGCGGTGTGACGGTTGATGATGACCTTGCTGCCGTTGTCGAACTCCAGCTCAAGAATGCCTCCCGGCTTGAGCTCGATATCCATGTCCACCCCGCACGCTTCAAGTGCAGACTCGATTTTTGCCAGCTCGGCTTCTGCCAGAGCATTGAATGCGGATTCTTCCATGCCGACTCCTTCTGTTAGCATTCCGTTTTTTATCGAAGAACGGCCATGCGAGCGATGATTCCCGCGGTAGCGCTGATCAGCGCACTGCTCCTGTCCGCCTGCGGCATCAAAGGGCCGCTCTTTTTGCCCGAAAAGCCTCAGGCAGAACAGTCCGGCAACACCGAAAAGGCGGCTGGCAATAATAGCAAACCCGATTTCAATCCCGCCTCGATTCCGACCACAAGCAGATGAGCGAGACCTTCCCCATCCCGACCCTGCACCGCGAGCAAGGCGAGCTGATCCTCGAGGACGTGGCCCTGACGACCGTCGCCGAGCGCTTCGGCACACCGGTCTACGTCTATTCACGCGCTGCACTGGTTAGCGCCTTCGAAGCCTATCGCAATGCCCTGCAGGGACGTCCTGCGCTGGTGTGCTACGCAGTCAAGGCCAACTCCAACCTCGGCGTGCTGTCGGTGTTTGCCGCACTGGGCGCCGGTTTCGACATCGTCTCCGGTGGAGAGCTTGCCCGCGTCATCGCCGCCGGTGGCGATCCGGCCAAGGTGGTGTTCTCCGGCGTCGGCAAGACACGCGCAGAGATGCGCCAGGCACTCGAAGCCGGCATCCGTTGCTTCAACGTCGAGTCGGCAACCGAACTTGACCGGCTCAACGACGTTGCAGCGCAGCTCGGCATGTTCGCACCGATCGCCCTGCGGGTGAATCCGGACGTCGACCCCAAGACTCACCCCTACATTTCCACCGGGCTGAAGAGCAACAAGTTTGGCGTCGCCTTCGACGAAGCACTCGACCTCTATCGTCGTGCCGCCTCCCTGCCAAATCTTGAGGTCAGCGGCATTGCCTGCCATATCGGCTCGCAACTGCTTGACCCCGCACCGATGGCCGAAGCGGCGGCAAAGGTACTCGGACTTGTCGATCAGCTCGCTGCCGAAGGCATCCGCCTCGATCATATCGATCTTGGCGGCGGCCTCGGCATCCGCTATGACGACGAGACACCGCCAGCGGTCGCGGACTACCTCGCCCCGCTGCTGAAGGTTTTCGAAGGCCGCGCCGAGGAGCTGTGCTTCGAACCGGGCCGCTCCTTGGTGGGTAACGCGGGACTGCTTCTCACCCGGGTTGAGTACCTGAAGCCGGGAGAGGAAAAGAACTTCGCCATCGTCGATGCAGCAATGAACGACCTCGCGCGCCCGGCGCTATACGATGCCTATCACGAGACAGTTGCAGTGATCGAACGCGACCGGTCCGCCCAAAGTTACGACGTTGTCGGCCCGATCTGCGAAAGCGGCGACTTCCTTGCCCGCCAGCGCGAACTTGCAATCGAAGAGGGTGACCTGATCGCGCTGTTGTCAGCTGGCGCCTATGGCATGACCATGAGCTCGAACTACAACACGCGCGGCAGGGCAGCGGAAGTCATCGTCGATGGCGACAAGCTGCACCTTGTGCGCCAGCGCGAAACCATCGAATCGCTCTTCGCCCTGGAGCAGGTCCTGAGCTGAAGCATGCTGACTGGGCGCTCGCCACGCGAACGCTCATTTCGAAGAGCCGGCTTCCAGGCGTGCCGACTCTTCGTACAAGGCACGCCCGAACGCCTTCCAGGCCGGGCCGCCTTGGGTGTGCACACCGACCTGAGCGCTCTGACGCATCGTGTCGAGCATCATTTCCGAGAGCGCAAACAGCTCCCCCCTGCCCCGCGCCTTCGCATCATGGTTGCGCAGCAAGCCCAGACGGCAGTCTGTGGTGCACGTCAGTGCCTCATGCGCCAGCGCGCGCATTGTCGCCGGGTCCTGCCAGTCAAGGCCAATCAACAACCCGCGCTTGAATATCTCGCGTTCAAGCTCCAGTGCTGTCCGGGCGAAATGCCCAAATCCGCTCATTGATCCACACCCAGTCCAAAGCGGGCTACTAGAATGATGTCCTGTAGCCGCGAATTAATCGAACGATCATTCTAACTCCGAATTACCCTGCACCGCAGCACGCCTCTATCCAATGTCAGCAAGCACCGCTTCGAAACCACGCCCTTTTGTCATCCTGAGCCTTGTTCTTGCCTGCCTGCTGAGCGCAGTCGATGCGCGAGCGGCAGGTGAAGAGACGCTCCCGTCCAGTGTCCGGCAGGCGCTCGATCAGGCCCGAGTACCGGCGGACGCGGTTGGCATCTGGGTACAGGCCGTGGATTCAGGCACACCAGCACTTGCGATCAATGGCGATCAGCCGATGAACCCGGCCTCGGTCATGAAGCTGGTGACGGCTTTCACCAGTCTGGAGTACTTCGGCCCCTCCCATACCTGGCAAACCCGGATCTCAAGCACCGGCGCGGTGCGCAATGGCGTGTTGCAGGGCGATCTCTACATCGTTGGCGGCGGCGATCCGGTGCTGAGCTATGAACGGGCGTGGAAGCTGCTCAGGCGGCTGCGTGCGCTCGGCGTCGACACGATCACCGGCGATATCGTGCTCGACGGCTCCGTGCTCAGGCTCCCGGCGCACGATCCGGATGCATTCGACGGGCGCGGGCTTCGCCCGTACAACAGCGGCCCCTACGGCCTGTTGCTGCACTTCAACACCCTTCAGCTCGCGCTTTTTCCAGGCATTGGCCCCAACGATGCAGTCACGGTGGCCAGCGAGCCGCCACTCAACGGCGTCGTCATCGACAACCGCCTGCAGACGTCGGGGGCCAGCTGCGGCGTGTGGTACCGCGACCTCGAGGCCCGCATCGAGCCCGGCCCGCGTCTGATCCTGAGCGGCAGCCTTCCGGCCAGCTGCGGACCACGCAACTGGAGCGCCGCCCCCCTCCCGCCCGAGGACTTCAGCACTGCAACGATTGCCGGCCTGTGGCAGGAAGTCGGCGGACAGCTGCAGGGACAGGTGCGCACCGGCTCGGCACCGCGCGAGGCCCGTACGCAGCTCGTCGACGACTCGGCCGCGCTCGCCGAAATCGTGCGTGACATGAACAAGTGGTCGAGCAACGTCATCGCCCGCCAGCTCCTTGCAAACCTCGGCAGCACCAACGCGGACGGCGCGCCGGACATGGTTGCAGCGGGTGCGCAGCTCGCCACTGCGCAACTGGCGGCTGCGGGCGTGCAGACTGCCGGCCTGGTGATCGAGAACGGAGCCGGCCTGTCGCGAATCGAACGCGTTCGCGCGGATACGCTGGGTCAGTTGCTGATCGCCGCCTGGCAGCGCCCCTGGATGGCCGAGTTCATAGCCGCACTGCCGATTGCCGGCGAGGACGGTACGGCACGCAAGAGACTTGTCGGCAGCCCTGCCCGCGGCCAGGCGCACATCAAGACCGGCACCATCAACGGTGTGCGTGCCATTGCGGGCTATGTGCTCGACCACGACGGACGGCGCCATGTCGTCGTGATGCTGGTCAATCATGCGGAAGCCGCCAGCACGCGGGCAGCACAGGACGCCCTGCTCGAATGGGTCTGGGCCGGTGGTCGTTGAATTGATGGAGCAGACCGTTGCGCCGCAACCCGGCGCACGGCTTCAGTCCATCGGCAGGGATTCCCGCTGTGAAAGCGCCCACCAGCCCCGCACCACGCGGTACAGCACCCACAGACTGGTGACCCCAAGCGCCAGCAGGCCGAAGGGCAGGCCAATGATGGTCATGATCATCACGACCGCCACCATCACCCACAGCACGGCAAACCAGAAAGTGCGGATCTGCCAGCGGAAATGGCTTTCGAGCCAGGTATCGCGTACGGCGCTCTGCTTCACGTAGTTGATGATTACGGCCGCGATCGACGGCACGCTGGCAATGAAGCTGCCAAGAATCGTGGCCGAGCCGACCACCCCGGTGAAGACCGCAAAGGCGTGCAGGGCGTAGATCAGGTGCGTGAGCGTGACCAGATTTTCAGTCGGCTGCCCGGGCTGTAGCGGTGCTGCGGTGTAATCGGATTGCGCCATCAGGTCATCCTTGCGTCATGCGTTAGTTTTCAGGGCATCACAGGCCAAGTTCGGGCCACATCGCGTCGACGCGCTGCTTGACCGCGTCGTCCATGACAATCGGACGCCCCCATTCGCGGTTCGTTTCACCTTCCCACTTGTTCGTTGCATCCAGCCCCATCTTGCTGCCCAGCCCGGCGACCGGTGAAGCGAAGTCAAGGTAGTCGATCGGGGTGTTGTCCACCAGCGTGGTGTCACGGGTGGCATCCATCCGTGTGGTCAGCGCCCAGATGACTTCCTTCCACTCGCGGATATTGACGTCATCGTCCACCACGATGATGAACTTGGTGTACATGAACTGGCGCAGGAAGCTCCAGATCCCGAACATCACGCGCTTGGCGTGCCCCGGGTACTGCTTGCGGATCGACACCACTGCGAGGCGATAGGAGCAGCCCTCGGGCGGCAGATAGAAATCGGTGATCTCCGGATACTGCTTCTGCAGCAGCGGGACGAAGACCTCGTTCAGCGCAAGTCCGAGCATGGCCGGCTCGTCGGGCGGCTTGCCGGTGTAGGTCGAGTGATAGATCGGCTTGCGCCGCATGCTGATGCGCTCGACAGTGAACACCGGGAAGTCGGAGACCTCGTTGTAGTAGCCGGTGTGGTCGCCGTACGGCCCTTCCGGCGCCATGTCGTCCGGGTGGATCACGCCCTCGAGCACGATCTCGGCCGAGGCCGGCACCTGCAGGTCGGAGCCGACGCAGCGCACCAGTTCGGTTTTCGAGCCGCGCAGCAGACCGGCAAACTGGTACTCGGAAATCGCATCCGGCACCGGCGTCACCGCGCCGAGGATGGTGGCCGGATCGCAGCCGAGCACCACTGCAACGGGAAAGGGCTCGCCCGGGTGCGCCAGTTTGTGCTCGCGAAAATCGAGCGCCCCGCCACGATGCGCCAGCCAGCGCATGATGACGCGGTTCGGCCCCAGCACCTGCTGCCGGTAAATGCCGAGATTCTGACGCTTCTTGTGCGGACCGCGGGTCACCACCAGTCCCCAGGTGATCAGCGGTGCGGCGTCGCCCGGCCAGCAGTGCTGAATCGGCAGCCGACCGAGGTCGACGTCCTTGCCCTCCCACACCACTTCCTGGCACGGCGCGGAGCGCACTTCCTTGGGCGACATGTTCATGACCTGCTTGAGCACCGGCCACTTCTCCCACGCGTCCTTCAGGCCCTTCGGTGGCTCCGGTTCCTTGAGGAAGGCCAGCAGCTTGCCAACTTCACGCAAGGGCGTCTGCCAGTCCCCGGCGTCGAGGTCTTCGCCCATGCCGTAAGCCACCCGCTCGGGCGTGCCGAACAGGTTGGCGAGTACCGGCATGTCCTGGGGTACGCCGCGGGTCACCGGTTTCTCGAACAGCAGCGCCGGCCCGCCGGCGCGCAGCACACGGTCGGCGATCTCGGTCATTTCGAGATGGGTGTCGACCGGGATGCTGATGCGCTTAAGCTCTCCGCGCGCCTCGAGCTGGGTGATGAAGTCGCGCAAGTCGTGGTATTTCATGCCATGTCCGTATCAGCGCTGCGCGTTGATGGCGTCGCGCGTTTCGAGCGCCACCCTGCGTGCTTCGGCAGCGAAGTCCTCGCCCTTGCCCGCATACAGGATCGCGCGCGAGGAGTTGATCATCAGTCCGCAACCATCTGCAGTGCGCCCGGCCTGCATGGTGGCAGCAATGTCGCCGCCCTGGGCACCGATGCCTGGCACCAGCAGGGGCATGTCGCCCGTCAGTTCGCGCACGCGCGCGATCTCGGCCGGGAAGGTCGCGCCGACCACCAGACCGCAGTTGCCGCTCGCGTTCCAGTCTTCTGCAACCAGACGCGCCACGCGTTCGTAAAGCTTTTCGCCACCGACATCGAGAAACTGCAGGTCGGAGCCACCCGGATTCGAGGTGCGGCACAGCAGGATCACGCCCTTGTCAGGGTAGGCAAGGTAGGGATCGACCGAGTCGCGCCCCATGTAGGGATTGACCGTGATCGCATCCGCACGGAAGCGCTCGAAGGCCTCGACTGCATATTGCTCGGCGGTACTGCCGATGTCGCCGCGCTTGGCATCGAGCACCACGGGGGTGTCCGGGTGACGCGCGTGAATGTGGTCGATCAGCGCTTCGAGCTGATCCTCGGCACGGCGCGCGGCGAAGTAGGCGATCTGCGGCTTGAAGCAGCACGCGAGGTCGGCGGTGGCATCGACGATCTGCTTGCAGAACTCGAAGATCGCATCCGGCTTGTCCTGCAGGTGCGCGGGAAACCGGGCGGGATCGGGGTCGAGGCCGACGCACAGCAGGCTGTTGCGCTGCTGCCAGGCGCCCTTGAGGGCGGTCATGAAGTGCATGGTGAGTTCCGGGTCAGGGCTGCCGGGTCAGAGCCGGCGCAGCAGGTCGTCGACAAGGACTCCGCAAAAAATCGCGGCGCCCAGCCAGTTGTTGTGGCGAAAGGCCTTGAAGCAGTCGGCACGTTCGCGATGACGGATGAGGGTGAAGTGGTAGAGCGCAATGCCAGCCGCAGCCAGCAGGCCAAGGTAGAACGCCGGCCCGCGCGCCATCGCCACGCCTACCCAGGCCAGCAGGCACAGGGCGATGGCGTAGCACAGCATCACCGCGGCCACATCGAAGCGACCGAAGGTGATGGCGGAGGTCTTGATACCGATCTTGAGGTCGTCCGGGCGGTCGACCATTGCATATTCGGTGTCGTAGGCCACGGCCCAGAAAATGTTGGCCAGCAGCATCACCCAGGCCACCACCGGCACTTCGCCAAGAATCGCAGCAAACCCCATCGGGATGCCGAAGCCGAAGGCAATCCCGAGATAGGCCTGCGGGATGGCGAGAAAGCGCTTGGTATAGGGATAGCTGCCGGCGAGAAACAGCGCCGGCACCGACAA
This genomic interval from Parazoarcus communis contains the following:
- a CDS encoding DUF4870 family protein, translating into MAQSDYTAAPLQPGQPTENLVTLTHLIYALHAFAVFTGVVGSATILGSFIASVPSIAAVIINYVKQSAVRDTWLESHFRWQIRTFWFAVLWVMVAVVMIMTIIGLPFGLLALGVTSLWVLYRVVRGWWALSQRESLPMD
- the ubiD gene encoding 4-hydroxy-3-polyprenylbenzoate decarboxylase encodes the protein MKYHDLRDFITQLEARGELKRISIPVDTHLEMTEIADRVLRAGGPALLFEKPVTRGVPQDMPVLANLFGTPERVAYGMGEDLDAGDWQTPLREVGKLLAFLKEPEPPKGLKDAWEKWPVLKQVMNMSPKEVRSAPCQEVVWEGKDVDLGRLPIQHCWPGDAAPLITWGLVVTRGPHKKRQNLGIYRQQVLGPNRVIMRWLAHRGGALDFREHKLAHPGEPFPVAVVLGCDPATILGAVTPVPDAISEYQFAGLLRGSKTELVRCVGSDLQVPASAEIVLEGVIHPDDMAPEGPYGDHTGYYNEVSDFPVFTVERISMRRKPIYHSTYTGKPPDEPAMLGLALNEVFVPLLQKQYPEITDFYLPPEGCSYRLAVVSIRKQYPGHAKRVMFGIWSFLRQFMYTKFIIVVDDDVNIREWKEVIWALTTRMDATRDTTLVDNTPIDYLDFASPVAGLGSKMGLDATNKWEGETNREWGRPIVMDDAVKQRVDAMWPELGL
- the pyrF gene encoding orotidine-5'-phosphate decarboxylase; amino-acid sequence: MHFMTALKGAWQQRNSLLCVGLDPDPARFPAHLQDKPDAIFEFCKQIVDATADLACCFKPQIAYFAARRAEDQLEALIDHIHARHPDTPVVLDAKRGDIGSTAEQYAVEAFERFRADAITVNPYMGRDSVDPYLAYPDKGVILLCRTSNPGGSDLQFLDVGGEKLYERVARLVAEDWNASGNCGLVVGATFPAEIARVRELTGDMPLLVPGIGAQGGDIAATMQAGRTADGCGLMINSSRAILYAGKGEDFAAEARRVALETRDAINAQR
- the ubiA gene encoding 4-hydroxybenzoate octaprenyltransferase, whose protein sequence is MTLADRLPHYVRLMRLDKPIGTLLLLWPTLWALWLAADGVPPLHILLIFALGTLLMRSAGCVINDYADRDFDGHVERTRMRPLATGAVSTREALLLAGGLALLAFMLVLPLQPLVIWLSVPALFLAGSYPYTKRFLAIPQAYLGIAFGFGIPMGFAAILGEVPVVAWVMLLANIFWAVAYDTEYAMVDRPDDLKIGIKTSAITFGRFDVAAVMLCYAIALCLLAWVGVAMARGPAFYLGLLAAAGIALYHFTLIRHRERADCFKAFRHNNWLGAAIFCGVLVDDLLRRL